A genomic region of Miscanthus floridulus cultivar M001 chromosome 3, ASM1932011v1, whole genome shotgun sequence contains the following coding sequences:
- the LOC136545485 gene encoding protein neprosin-like isoform X1, with the protein MARARGGVAWVLAAVWVLWAAAAAAAEARSPAGRRVHRHLKRLNKPAVKSIEKYLTLQSPDGDIIDCVHISHQPAFDHPLLKNHTIQFRPAYHPEGLYDDAKSSIGSNNAREKPMLQMWHRNGRCPVGTVPIRRTKKDDLLRASSLRRYGRKRHTAPNPLSVDPNMLSEGGHQHAIAYVEGDKYYGAKATINVWEPKIQQANEFSLSQLWILGGSFGEDLNSIEVGWQVSPDLYGDNNTRLFTYWTSDAYQATGCYNILCSGFIQINSEIAMGASIFPISNYAGSQYDINILIWKDPKEGNWWMQFGKEYVLGYWPSFLFSYLADSASMIEWGGEVVNLEPDGAHTSTQMGSGHFPEEGFGKASYFKNIQVVDSSNQLSAPKGVGTFTEQSNCYDVQNGNNGDWGTYFYYGGPGKNSNCP; encoded by the exons ATGGCGAGGGCGCGCGGTGGCGTCGCGTGGGTGCTGGCGGCGGTGTGGGTGctgtgggcggcggcggcggcggcggcggaggccagGTCGCCGGCGGGGAGGAGGGTGCACCGGCACCTCAAGCGCCTCAACAAGCCGGCCGTCAAGAGCATCGAG AAGTATCTTACTCTTCAGAGCCCAGATGGAGACATCATCGACTGCGTGCATATCTCCCACCAGCCAGCCTTTGATCATCCTCTCCTCAAGAACCACACAATACAG TTTAGGCCAGCGTACCACCCTGAAGGTCTATACGATGATGCCAAGAGCAGCATAGGCTCAAACAATGCCCGTGAGAAGCCGATGCTCCAGATGTGGCATCGAAATGGCAGGTGTCCGGTGGGCACGGTCCCAATCAGGAGAACCAAGAAGGATGACCTGCTTCGAGCCAGCTCCCTGAGGCGGTATGGCAGGAAGCGGCACACTGCTCCGAACCCGCTGTCTGTTGATCCTAACATGCTCAGTGAGGGTGGTCACCAA CACGCCATAGCGTACGTCGAAGGTGATAAGTACTATGGCGCAAAGGCCACCATTAATGTGTGGGAGCCCAAGATTCAGCAGGCTAACGAATTTAGCCTGTCCCAGCTCTGGATCTTGGGGGGTTCGTTTGGGGAGGATCTCAACAGCATAGAGGTTGGCTGGCAG GTTAGTCCTGACCTCTATGGAGACAACAACACCAGGTTGTTCACATACTGGACT AGTGATGCTTACCAGGCCACAGGGTGCTACAACATCTTGTGCTCTGGTTTCATTCAGATAAACAGCGAGATCGCCATGGGGGCTAGCATTTTCCCCATCTCGAACTATGCAGGCTCCCAATATGATATCAATATCCTGATCTGGAAG GACCCTAAGGAAGGCAACTGGTGGATGCAGTTTGGCAAGGAATATGTCCTCGGCTACTGGCCATCATTCCTCTTCTCCTACCTCGCGGACAGCGCATCGATGATCGAGTGGGGTGGGGAGGTGGTGAACTTGGAGCCCGACGGTGCGCACACGTCGACGCAGATGGGCAGCGGGCACTTCCCGGAGGAAGGGTTCGGCAAGGCGAGCTACTTCAAGAACATTCAGGTGGTTGACAGCAGCAACCAGCTCAGCGCCCCCAAGGGCGTGGGCACCTTCACCGAGCAGTCCAACTGCTACGACGTGCAGAACGGCAACAACGGCGACTGGGGCACCTACTTCTACTATGGGGGCCCCGGCAAGAACTCGAATTGCCCATGA
- the LOC136545485 gene encoding protein neprosin-like isoform X2, producing the protein MARARGGVAWVLAAVWVLWAAAAAAAEARSPAGRRVHRHLKRLNKPAVKSIESPDGDIIDCVHISHQPAFDHPLLKNHTIQFRPAYHPEGLYDDAKSSIGSNNAREKPMLQMWHRNGRCPVGTVPIRRTKKDDLLRASSLRRYGRKRHTAPNPLSVDPNMLSEGGHQHAIAYVEGDKYYGAKATINVWEPKIQQANEFSLSQLWILGGSFGEDLNSIEVGWQVSPDLYGDNNTRLFTYWTSDAYQATGCYNILCSGFIQINSEIAMGASIFPISNYAGSQYDINILIWKDPKEGNWWMQFGKEYVLGYWPSFLFSYLADSASMIEWGGEVVNLEPDGAHTSTQMGSGHFPEEGFGKASYFKNIQVVDSSNQLSAPKGVGTFTEQSNCYDVQNGNNGDWGTYFYYGGPGKNSNCP; encoded by the exons ATGGCGAGGGCGCGCGGTGGCGTCGCGTGGGTGCTGGCGGCGGTGTGGGTGctgtgggcggcggcggcggcggcggcggaggccagGTCGCCGGCGGGGAGGAGGGTGCACCGGCACCTCAAGCGCCTCAACAAGCCGGCCGTCAAGAGCATCGAG AGCCCAGATGGAGACATCATCGACTGCGTGCATATCTCCCACCAGCCAGCCTTTGATCATCCTCTCCTCAAGAACCACACAATACAG TTTAGGCCAGCGTACCACCCTGAAGGTCTATACGATGATGCCAAGAGCAGCATAGGCTCAAACAATGCCCGTGAGAAGCCGATGCTCCAGATGTGGCATCGAAATGGCAGGTGTCCGGTGGGCACGGTCCCAATCAGGAGAACCAAGAAGGATGACCTGCTTCGAGCCAGCTCCCTGAGGCGGTATGGCAGGAAGCGGCACACTGCTCCGAACCCGCTGTCTGTTGATCCTAACATGCTCAGTGAGGGTGGTCACCAA CACGCCATAGCGTACGTCGAAGGTGATAAGTACTATGGCGCAAAGGCCACCATTAATGTGTGGGAGCCCAAGATTCAGCAGGCTAACGAATTTAGCCTGTCCCAGCTCTGGATCTTGGGGGGTTCGTTTGGGGAGGATCTCAACAGCATAGAGGTTGGCTGGCAG GTTAGTCCTGACCTCTATGGAGACAACAACACCAGGTTGTTCACATACTGGACT AGTGATGCTTACCAGGCCACAGGGTGCTACAACATCTTGTGCTCTGGTTTCATTCAGATAAACAGCGAGATCGCCATGGGGGCTAGCATTTTCCCCATCTCGAACTATGCAGGCTCCCAATATGATATCAATATCCTGATCTGGAAG GACCCTAAGGAAGGCAACTGGTGGATGCAGTTTGGCAAGGAATATGTCCTCGGCTACTGGCCATCATTCCTCTTCTCCTACCTCGCGGACAGCGCATCGATGATCGAGTGGGGTGGGGAGGTGGTGAACTTGGAGCCCGACGGTGCGCACACGTCGACGCAGATGGGCAGCGGGCACTTCCCGGAGGAAGGGTTCGGCAAGGCGAGCTACTTCAAGAACATTCAGGTGGTTGACAGCAGCAACCAGCTCAGCGCCCCCAAGGGCGTGGGCACCTTCACCGAGCAGTCCAACTGCTACGACGTGCAGAACGGCAACAACGGCGACTGGGGCACCTACTTCTACTATGGGGGCCCCGGCAAGAACTCGAATTGCCCATGA